The Chelonia mydas isolate rCheMyd1 chromosome 3, rCheMyd1.pri.v2, whole genome shotgun sequence genome includes a region encoding these proteins:
- the BMP2 gene encoding bone morphogenetic protein 2 has translation MVAAVRSLLALLLYQVLLGGSAGLIPEVGRRRFSDSGRAAPQQLLSEFELRLLNMLGLKRRPSPSKSAVIPPYMLDLYRLQAGQQLGHPALGRQLERAASRANTVRSFHHEEAWEELPEASGKTARRFFFNLTSIPNEEFLTSAELQIFREQVQETFENNSSYHHRINIYEIIKPATATSKDPAARLLDTRLVHQNASKWESFDVTPAVMRWIAHRQPNNGFIVEVVHLDNESSVSKRHVRISRSLHQDEDSWSQFRPLLVTFGHDGKGHPLHKREKRQAKHKQRKRHKSSCKRHPLYVDFNDVGWNDWIVAPPGYGAFYCHGECPFPLADHLNTTNHAIVQTLVNSVNSKIPKACCVPTELSAISMLYLDENEKVVLKNYQDMVVEGCGCR, from the exons ATGGTGGCCGCCGTCCGCTCCCTGCTGGCGCTGCTGCTGTACCAGGTGCTGCTGGGCGGCTCGGCCGGGCTCATCCCGGAGGTGGGCCGGCGGCGCTTCAGCGACTCGGGCCGCGCCGCCCCGCAGCAGCTGCTGAGCGAGTTCGAGCTGCGCCTGCTCAACATGCTGGGGCTGAAGCGGCGGCCGAGCCCCAGCAAGAGCGCCGTGATCCCGCCCTACATGCTGGACCTCTACCGCCTGCAGGCGGGCCAGCAGCTGGGCCACCCCGCCCTGGGCCGCCAGCTGGAGAGAGCCGCCAGCCGCGCCAACACGGTCAGGAGCTTCCACCACGAAG AAGCTTGGGAAGAGCTGCCAGAAGCAAGTGGGAAAACAGCACGGCGTTTCTTCTTTAATTTAACTTCCATCCCTAACGAGGAGTTTCTCACCTCGGCTGAACTTCAGATTTTTCGGGAGCAGGTGCAGGAAACCTTTGAGAACAATAGTAGCTACCATCACcgtattaatatttatgaaattaTAAAGCCAGCCACAGCCACTTCTAAGGACCCTGCCGCGAGACTTTTGGACACCAGGTTGGTGCATCAGAATGCAAGTAAATGGGAAAGCTTTGATGTAACACCAGCTGTAATGAGGTGGATTGCACATAGACAGCCTAATAATGGGTTTATAGTAGAGGTGGTTCACTTGGACAATGAGAGCAGTGTTTCCAAGAGGCACGTTAGGATTAGCAGGTCTTTGCATCAGGATGAAGATAGCTGGTCTCAATTCCGGCCGTTGTTAGTAACTTTCGGCCATGATGGCAAGGGACACCCTCTCCATAAAAGAGAGAAACGCCAAGCAAAACACAAACAGCGCAAACGCCACAAATCCAGTTGCAAAAGACATCCTTTGTACGTGGACTTCAATGATGTGGGGTGGAATGACTGGATTGTTGCCCCACCAGGATATGGTGCCTTTTACTGCCATGGGGAATGCCCTTTTCCATTGGCAGATCACCTAAACACAACAAACCATGCCATTGTTCAGACTTTGGTCAATTCCGTGAATTCCAAAATCCCTAAGGCTTGCTGTGTTCCAACAGAACTGAGTGCTATTTCCATGCTCTACCTTGACGAGAACGAAAAAGTTGTATTAAAGAACTATCAAGATATGGTTGTGGAGGGTTGTGGGTGCCGCTAA